Proteins from one Sarcophilus harrisii chromosome 2, mSarHar1.11, whole genome shotgun sequence genomic window:
- the MORN4 gene encoding MORN repeat-containing protein 4 — translation MTLTKGSFTYSSGEEYRGEWKEGRRHGIGQLMFADGGTYLGNFENGLFNGFGVLTFSDGSRYEGEFAQGKFNGVGVFIRHDNMTFEGEFKSGRVDGFGLLTFPDGSHGVPRNEGLFENNKLLRREKCSAVIQRAQRASESARNLPV, via the exons ATGACTTTGACAAAAGGCTCCTTCACCTACTCCAGCGGGGAGGAATATCGTGGCGAGTGGAAGGAGG GCCGGAGGCATGGCATTGGTCAACTGATGTTTGCAGATGGTGGCACCTACCTGGGTAATTTTGAGAATGGACTCTTTAATGGCTTCGGGGTACTGACTTTCTCAGATGGCTCAAG ATATGAGGGGGAGTTTGCCCAAGGAAAGTTCAATGGTGTTGGAGTTTTCATTCGCCATGACAACATGACCTTTGAGGGAGAATTCAAGAGTGGCAGAGTAGATGGTTTTG GCCTGCTGACTTTTCCTGATGGTTCTCATGGAGTTCCTCGAAATGAAGGTCTGTTTGAGAATAATAAGTTGCTACGGCGAGAAAAGTGTTCTGCAGTGATCCAGCGGGCCCAGAGGGCTTCCGAGTCAGCCCGGAACCTGCCAGTGTGA